The Hahella sp. HNIBRBA332 genome window below encodes:
- the rseP gene encoding RIP metalloprotease RseP translates to MEFFQKALAFIVTLGVLVTIHEFGHFWVARRCGVKILRFSVGFGSPLLSWKDKQGTEFVIAALPLGGYVKMLDEREGNVPAEETHLTFNQQTVGKRIAIAAAGPIANFIFAVFAYWCMFVLGIQALAPVVGSVSDNSPAQQAGIVVGAELTSVDGSPVHSWGDVNMQLVGRLGDSGVIEFGYRLPDESLPHEATVPINDWLIGKVEPNPVLELGMRSLAPLAPAVVHGVTPGGRAQQGGVEPGDRIVAVEGRPVANWSDFVREIKASPEKQITLSLERAGRSLDVSIRPEAREHNGETYGVIGAEAKATEWPPGMLRNVQYSPLVAVGKALEETWDMSLLTLTALKKIVTGRISVENLGGPLTIASAAGISAKSGVEAFLGFLAYLSISLGILNLLPIPVLDGGHLLYYFVELIRGKPLSEEKQQLGIKVGMALIAFVMLLAFYNDLSKL, encoded by the coding sequence ATGGAATTTTTTCAAAAAGCCCTGGCGTTTATAGTTACATTGGGGGTGCTGGTCACCATCCATGAATTCGGTCACTTTTGGGTGGCGCGGCGCTGTGGCGTCAAAATTTTGCGGTTTTCCGTTGGCTTTGGATCCCCTCTGTTGTCATGGAAGGATAAGCAGGGTACTGAGTTTGTGATTGCGGCCTTACCATTGGGCGGCTATGTCAAAATGCTGGATGAGAGGGAGGGGAATGTCCCTGCCGAAGAAACACATCTAACCTTTAATCAGCAGACAGTCGGTAAGCGTATCGCCATCGCGGCGGCAGGGCCCATTGCGAACTTTATTTTCGCTGTTTTCGCATACTGGTGTATGTTTGTGCTAGGTATACAAGCACTAGCGCCGGTTGTAGGGAGCGTCTCGGATAATTCGCCGGCGCAGCAGGCTGGGATTGTAGTAGGCGCAGAGCTGACCAGTGTCGACGGTTCTCCGGTACACAGCTGGGGCGACGTCAATATGCAGCTTGTTGGACGTCTTGGTGACTCTGGCGTTATTGAATTCGGATATCGCCTACCTGACGAAAGTCTCCCTCACGAAGCGACTGTGCCGATTAATGACTGGCTGATAGGTAAAGTTGAACCTAACCCTGTGTTGGAGTTGGGAATGAGAAGCCTTGCTCCCTTGGCGCCTGCTGTGGTTCATGGCGTGACTCCGGGAGGGCGCGCTCAACAAGGAGGGGTTGAGCCTGGCGATAGAATTGTGGCGGTTGAAGGACGCCCCGTCGCTAACTGGTCTGATTTCGTTCGTGAAATAAAAGCTTCCCCTGAAAAGCAAATAACGTTGTCTCTGGAAAGAGCTGGACGATCATTGGATGTCAGTATTCGTCCCGAGGCAAGAGAGCACAATGGTGAAACCTATGGTGTGATCGGCGCGGAAGCGAAAGCGACTGAATGGCCGCCGGGCATGTTGCGGAACGTGCAGTATTCACCATTGGTCGCCGTTGGCAAGGCGCTGGAAGAGACTTGGGATATGTCTCTATTGACGCTGACTGCACTGAAAAAAATCGTTACCGGACGGATTTCGGTCGAAAATCTTGGTGGGCCTCTCACTATTGCTTCAGCTGCCGGAATATCTGCTAAATCCGGGGTGGAGGCCTTTCTCGGTTTTCTTGCTTATTTAAGCATTAGCCTGGGTATCCTGAATTTGTTGCCAATTCCAGTATTGGATGGCGGGCATTTATTGTATTATTTTGTCGAACTTATTCGGGGCAAGCCCTTATCTGAAGAAAAACAACAGCTTGGGATAAAAGTCGGGATGGCCCTCATTGCTTTCGTAATGTTGTTAGCGTTCTATAACGACCTCTCCAAATTGTAG
- the frr gene encoding ribosome recycling factor, translating into MINDIKKQSEQKMKKSMEALGHAFAKIRTGRANPAILESVMVPYYGSDTPLTQIANVVVEDARTLSVTPWEKNMVPQIEKAILKSDLGLNPSTAGTVIRVPMPALTEETRKELVKTARGEAENTRVAIRNLRRDANADIKTLLKDKEISEDEEKRGLDDIQKLTDKYIAEVDRVLAEKEKDLMAV; encoded by the coding sequence GTGATTAATGATATTAAGAAACAATCTGAACAAAAAATGAAAAAGTCCATGGAGGCGCTTGGTCATGCCTTCGCTAAGATTCGGACTGGTCGGGCTAACCCAGCGATTCTAGAATCGGTCATGGTTCCATACTATGGCTCTGACACGCCTTTGACCCAGATCGCCAATGTGGTGGTTGAGGACGCCAGAACTCTGAGCGTAACTCCGTGGGAAAAAAACATGGTGCCACAAATCGAGAAGGCCATCCTGAAGTCTGACTTGGGTCTTAACCCATCTACGGCTGGTACGGTTATTCGGGTGCCTATGCCCGCGTTGACGGAGGAGACTCGTAAGGAACTGGTGAAGACGGCTCGTGGAGAGGCGGAAAACACCAGAGTGGCGATTCGCAATTTGCGTCGCGATGCGAACGCAGACATCAAAACTTTGCTGAAAGATAAAGAAATTTCTGAAGACGAAGAGAAGCGCGGATTGGATGATATCCAGAAACTGACCGACAAGTATATTGCTGAGGTCGATCGCGTTCTCGCTGAAAAAGAAAAAGACCTGATGGCTGTATAG
- the tsf gene encoding translation elongation factor Ts, which yields MVAISASMVKELRERTGLGMMECKKALVEAEGDIEKAIEDLRKSSGMKAAKKAGRVSADGVVAVKVSDDNGYAVVVEVNSETDFVARDENFLGFVGDVVGAAFDKKSADVAALMESGLEEKRQALVQKIGENINVRRASMLSSDVVGAYVHGNNRIAVLVALNGGNAELAKDIAMHIAAVNPQFVSRDDVSDEVIAKEREIYKAQADQSGKPAEIVDKMVDGRINKFLAEISLLEQAFVKDPDVKVGDLVKKAGAQVVAMVRYEVGEGIEKEEVDFAAEVAAQLKG from the coding sequence ATGGTGGCTATTTCAGCATCCATGGTAAAAGAACTGCGCGAGCGCACCGGTCTGGGCATGATGGAGTGCAAAAAGGCGCTTGTTGAGGCGGAAGGCGATATCGAGAAAGCGATTGAAGACCTTCGTAAAAGCAGCGGCATGAAGGCTGCTAAGAAAGCTGGTCGTGTATCCGCGGATGGTGTGGTTGCAGTTAAAGTCAGCGATGACAACGGCTACGCAGTAGTTGTTGAAGTGAATAGTGAAACTGACTTCGTTGCTCGCGACGAAAATTTCCTGGGCTTTGTTGGCGACGTTGTTGGCGCCGCCTTTGACAAAAAGTCCGCTGACGTGGCGGCGCTGATGGAATCTGGCCTGGAAGAAAAGCGCCAGGCTCTGGTTCAGAAGATTGGTGAAAACATCAATGTTCGTCGCGCTTCTATGCTGTCTTCCGATGTGGTTGGCGCATATGTTCACGGCAACAATCGTATTGCCGTTCTGGTTGCTTTGAATGGCGGCAACGCTGAGCTGGCGAAAGATATCGCAATGCATATTGCGGCGGTTAACCCGCAGTTCGTTTCTCGCGATGACGTTAGCGATGAAGTGATCGCTAAAGAGCGTGAAATTTACAAGGCGCAAGCTGACCAGAGCGGTAAGCCTGCAGAAATCGTCGACAAAATGGTTGACGGCCGCATCAACAAATTCCTAGCGGAAATTAGCTTGCTGGAGCAGGCTTTCGTTAAAGATCCCGACGTAAAAGTTGGTGATCTGGTGAAGAAAGCTGGCGCTCAGGTAGTTGCTATGGTTCGCTACGAAGTTGGTGAAGGTATCGAAAAAGAAGAAGTGGATTTCGCTGCAGAAGTTGCTGCGCAGCTGAAAGGCTAA
- a CDS encoding [protein-PII] uridylyltransferase, with protein sequence MTEQSDQALTEAPPIRLDQRLIFDANAYAALLKEGKPALGFLKQSLQCATERLHEQFKSGAPIRELVAGRAAYIDQVLKALWLGANWSDPEKICLLAVGGYGRNELLPHSDIDLLILLDDDADISEFGPAIEGFITLLWDLNLDIGHSVRTVSESIAKAATDITIATNLLETRTLAGAPELRNQLSRRAYSDESWTDQRFFSAKRDEQLERHQKYGDTEYNLEPNIKTSPGTLRDIQTIGWITKRHFCNESSDSETAYDFLTADEYSTLREGEAYLWRLRYGLQMLAGRNENRLLFDHQRSLANLLGYVDREDGLGVEQMMQEYYRYAMALGELNDVVLQYFDEIILHADDEEVIVPLNRRFHIRNDYIEAINNQTFAYQPFALVEVFLLMAQSPQVRGIRANTIRAIRAHRHLIDDKFRSDLANTSLFMEILKTPHALHRTLSSMKRYGVLGKYLPEFGRIVGKMQHDLFHIYTVDAHTIHVIRNMIRLRNPESVKDYPLATRLVYRLPKLELLYIAGIYHDIAKGRGGDHSELGAEDVEAFCRRHHLSQRDTSLVAWLVRNHLLMSMTAQRKDPSDPEVIHEFASKIDSQIHLDYLYTLTVCDISATNPKLWNTWRAALLRQLYSETKRAIRRGLDTPPDRSQWVADTQAEAREILHSQDFSDNNIDAIWSALEEEYFLQDSTGEIAWQTAAIIRHGDSTEPLVLIRDAKGGEAEGFMQIMVYQRARDDLFAATTATLEQLRLNIAEARINCATDRFSLGSFVVSSADADTSGSVSKKQISQRLERELSNPEHYPNVIKRRTPRQLKHFYFPTEVTFSNDTVNQRTVMEIITPDRPGLLARIGSILLEHEVELVTARIATLGERVEDVFVLTDIDGAPLSDPELCRILRDDICGQLDQQNSKEL encoded by the coding sequence ATGACTGAACAAAGCGACCAGGCATTAACGGAAGCGCCGCCAATCAGGCTTGATCAGCGTCTCATATTTGACGCCAACGCCTACGCCGCGCTTCTGAAAGAAGGAAAGCCCGCCCTGGGCTTTCTCAAGCAATCACTGCAATGCGCCACCGAGCGACTGCACGAGCAGTTCAAGTCCGGAGCCCCTATTAGAGAGCTGGTTGCTGGACGAGCCGCTTACATCGACCAAGTGCTCAAAGCCTTGTGGTTAGGCGCAAACTGGTCTGATCCAGAAAAAATATGCCTTCTTGCGGTAGGCGGGTACGGGCGCAATGAACTCCTTCCCCATTCTGATATTGATTTATTGATTCTGCTTGATGATGACGCTGACATTAGCGAATTTGGCCCAGCGATTGAGGGCTTCATTACCCTGCTGTGGGACCTTAATCTCGATATTGGCCATAGCGTCCGTACTGTATCAGAGTCGATAGCCAAAGCGGCGACGGATATCACTATCGCCACCAACTTACTGGAAACTCGCACCCTCGCGGGCGCGCCAGAGCTTCGCAACCAGCTCAGCCGTCGCGCCTACTCAGATGAGTCATGGACCGATCAACGCTTTTTCAGCGCCAAACGTGACGAGCAACTGGAAAGGCATCAGAAGTACGGCGATACCGAATACAACCTTGAGCCCAACATCAAGACCTCTCCGGGCACACTGCGCGATATTCAGACCATCGGCTGGATCACCAAGCGACATTTCTGCAATGAAAGCAGTGACAGCGAGACGGCTTACGACTTCCTGACCGCTGATGAGTACAGCACCTTGCGTGAAGGCGAAGCTTATCTGTGGCGCTTAAGATACGGCCTACAGATGTTGGCGGGACGTAACGAAAACAGACTGCTTTTCGACCATCAACGCTCGCTGGCCAATCTATTGGGCTATGTCGACCGTGAAGATGGTCTTGGCGTCGAGCAAATGATGCAGGAGTACTACCGCTACGCCATGGCGCTAGGCGAGCTAAACGACGTGGTACTGCAATACTTCGATGAAATTATCCTACACGCAGACGACGAGGAAGTCATTGTACCGCTCAACAGGCGCTTCCATATCCGCAATGACTATATCGAAGCCATTAACAACCAGACGTTCGCCTACCAGCCTTTCGCCTTAGTAGAAGTTTTTCTGCTGATGGCGCAAAGCCCCCAGGTCAGAGGCATTCGCGCCAACACCATACGGGCAATCAGAGCGCACCGACATCTGATAGACGACAAATTCCGCAGCGATTTGGCCAACACATCTCTATTTATGGAGATTCTAAAAACGCCTCACGCCCTGCATCGCACACTCTCATCCATGAAGCGCTATGGGGTGCTAGGCAAGTATCTCCCTGAATTTGGCCGCATTGTCGGCAAGATGCAGCACGACTTATTTCATATCTACACCGTGGATGCGCACACCATTCACGTTATTCGCAACATGATCCGCCTGCGCAACCCCGAAAGCGTCAAAGATTACCCATTAGCGACCCGCCTAGTGTATCGACTGCCCAAACTTGAGCTTTTATACATTGCCGGCATTTATCACGATATAGCCAAAGGGCGTGGCGGCGATCACTCGGAATTGGGCGCCGAGGACGTCGAAGCATTTTGCAGAAGGCACCATCTCAGCCAGCGGGATACCAGTTTGGTGGCCTGGCTGGTGCGCAACCACTTGCTAATGTCGATGACAGCGCAACGCAAAGACCCATCCGACCCTGAAGTGATCCATGAGTTCGCCAGCAAGATCGACTCACAAATACACCTGGATTACCTCTATACACTGACTGTATGCGATATCAGCGCCACCAATCCTAAATTATGGAACACTTGGCGCGCAGCTCTTTTGCGACAACTCTACAGCGAAACCAAACGGGCAATCCGCCGCGGCCTGGACACACCACCCGACCGCAGTCAGTGGGTGGCGGACACCCAAGCTGAAGCGCGCGAGATACTGCACTCACAGGATTTTAGCGACAACAATATCGACGCTATCTGGAGCGCCCTGGAAGAAGAGTACTTTTTGCAGGATTCCACCGGTGAGATAGCATGGCAGACCGCCGCCATTATCCGGCATGGCGACTCCACCGAGCCGCTCGTATTAATTCGTGACGCCAAGGGCGGCGAAGCAGAAGGCTTCATGCAAATCATGGTGTATCAGCGCGCACGCGACGACTTATTCGCCGCCACGACAGCCACACTGGAGCAACTACGCCTGAATATTGCCGAAGCCCGCATTAACTGCGCTACTGACAGATTCAGTCTTGGCTCATTTGTTGTCAGCAGCGCCGACGCAGACACAAGCGGGTCTGTCAGTAAGAAGCAGATTTCTCAGCGTCTGGAGCGAGAATTAAGTAATCCTGAGCACTACCCCAATGTCATCAAGCGACGCACGCCCAGGCAGTTGAAGCACTTTTACTTTCCGACCGAAGTCACTTTCAGTAATGACACGGTTAACCAACGCACGGTCATGGAGATCATCACTCCAGACCGTCCGGGTCTGCTCGCCCGTATCGGCAGCATTCTGCTGGAGCACGAGGTGGAACTGGTCACAGCTCGCATCGCGACGCTTGGCGAACGAGTGGAAGACGTTTTCGTTCTGACAGATATTGATGGAGCGCCCTTGAGCGACCCCGAGCTATGCCGAATATTGCGCGACGATATTTGCGGGCAATTAGACCAACAGAACAGCAAAGAACTATAG
- the map gene encoding type I methionyl aminopeptidase: MKVTIKTPEEIEKMRVAGRLAAEVLEMIEEHVKPGVTTGELDEICHKYITEVQQAIPAPLNYKGFPKSICTSVNHVICHGIPSDKKILKNGDTVNIDITVIKDGYHGDTSKMFFVGKPTIAAERLVRVTQECLYKGIELVKPGVRLGDIGHVIQQYAESQHYSVVREYCGHGIGAVFHEEPQVMHYGAPGTGMVIKEGMTFTIEPMINQGKRHCKLLPDGWTVVTKDHKLSAQWEHTILVTADGYEVLTKRSEESF, from the coding sequence ATGAAAGTTACCATCAAAACCCCTGAAGAAATCGAAAAAATGCGCGTCGCCGGCCGCCTTGCGGCTGAAGTGCTTGAAATGATTGAAGAGCATGTGAAGCCAGGAGTCACCACCGGCGAGCTGGACGAGATTTGCCATAAATATATTACCGAAGTCCAACAGGCCATACCTGCTCCGCTGAACTACAAGGGGTTCCCCAAATCCATCTGCACCTCAGTCAACCATGTTATCTGTCACGGCATCCCCAGCGACAAAAAGATACTGAAAAACGGCGACACAGTTAATATAGATATCACCGTTATTAAAGATGGTTATCATGGCGACACCAGCAAAATGTTTTTTGTCGGCAAGCCCACCATCGCCGCAGAAAGACTGGTGCGCGTCACTCAGGAGTGTCTTTACAAGGGCATTGAGTTGGTCAAACCCGGGGTTCGCCTTGGCGACATTGGGCATGTCATCCAGCAATATGCAGAAAGCCAGCATTATTCCGTCGTAAGAGAGTATTGCGGCCATGGCATCGGCGCGGTGTTTCACGAAGAGCCGCAGGTAATGCACTATGGCGCGCCGGGAACCGGCATGGTGATCAAAGAAGGCATGACCTTTACGATTGAGCCGATGATCAACCAGGGCAAGCGCCACTGCAAACTGCTTCCCGACGGCTGGACAGTCGTCACCAAGGACCATAAGCTTTCAGCTCAGTGGGAGCACACCATTCTGGTGACTGCAGATGGATACGAAGTTCTTACCAAGCGCAGCGAAGAGTCTTTCTAG
- the pyrH gene encoding UMP kinase produces MPPSAQTQPKYKRVLLKLSGEALMGEENFGIDPKVLNRMALEIGQLIGIGVQVGLVIGGGNLFRGKALQDAGMDRVTGDHMGMLATVMNALAMRDALERSNIATRVMSAIPMSGVVEHYDRRRAIRDLKEGDVVIFCAGTGNPFFTTDSAACLRGIEIDADVVLKATKVDGVYSDDPMKVADAVKYDRLTYDEVLERKLGVMDLTAICLCRDHGMPVRVFDMNKASALINIVVGMEEGTLIERG; encoded by the coding sequence ATGCCCCCGTCTGCTCAAACTCAGCCCAAATATAAGCGTGTACTGCTAAAACTCTCAGGTGAGGCGCTCATGGGAGAAGAGAACTTCGGAATAGATCCGAAAGTGCTCAATCGCATGGCGTTGGAAATCGGTCAGTTGATTGGTATAGGGGTTCAGGTCGGTCTGGTTATTGGCGGAGGGAATCTTTTCCGTGGTAAAGCCTTGCAGGATGCAGGTATGGACAGAGTGACCGGCGACCATATGGGAATGCTTGCGACTGTGATGAACGCGCTGGCTATGCGGGACGCGCTGGAGCGCTCCAATATCGCGACTCGCGTTATGTCCGCCATTCCTATGAGCGGCGTTGTTGAGCATTATGATCGTCGCCGTGCGATTCGTGACTTGAAAGAAGGCGACGTGGTGATCTTTTGCGCTGGCACCGGTAATCCCTTTTTCACAACCGATTCTGCTGCTTGTCTACGTGGCATTGAGATTGATGCAGATGTAGTGTTGAAGGCCACTAAAGTGGATGGCGTATACTCTGACGACCCTATGAAAGTGGCGGATGCGGTAAAATATGATCGACTCACCTATGATGAAGTGCTCGAGCGTAAGCTTGGGGTCATGGATCTAACTGCGATTTGTTTGTGTCGCGACCACGGTATGCCTGTGCGGGTATTTGATATGAATAAGGCCAGCGCACTGATCAATATTGTGGTGGGTATGGAAGAAGGTACATTGATAGAGCGAGGGTAA
- the ispC gene encoding 1-deoxy-D-xylulose-5-phosphate reductoisomerase codes for MKRVTVLGATGSIGRSTLDVMARHSDRYELYAATAHSNLDELLSICIKHQPKFAILATDTGVAGLKQRLREAGVSTEVRVGVEAMCEASSTSDVDVVVAAIVGAAGLAPTLAAVNTGKRILLANKEALVMTGGLFMDAVRKHGAELLPIDSEHNAIYQCLPETAQRLNDSASLAAYGVTRVLLTASGGPFRHFSQQQLQQVTPEQACKHPNWSMGRKISVDSASLMNKGLELIEACWLFDLAPGSVEVHLHPESIIHSMVEYVDGSILAQMGNPDMRTPIAYGLAWPERVDAGVQPLDLFSVGRLHFEKPDKERFPCLRLAEEAFALGGTAPAVINAANEVAVDAFLQGNIRFVDIPVVIEKSLLKGSVVRADSVETVIEADRVARQYASEVINELADGVVVP; via the coding sequence ATGAAGCGAGTTACGGTTTTAGGGGCGACGGGCTCTATAGGGCGCAGTACCCTGGATGTGATGGCTCGTCATTCAGATCGGTATGAACTTTATGCTGCGACTGCCCACAGTAATCTGGACGAGCTTCTATCTATCTGTATTAAACATCAACCCAAGTTCGCCATATTGGCGACTGATACGGGTGTAGCGGGTTTGAAACAGCGCCTTCGGGAAGCGGGTGTCTCCACTGAAGTTAGAGTGGGTGTGGAGGCTATGTGTGAGGCGTCTTCCACCAGCGATGTTGATGTTGTCGTCGCTGCTATAGTTGGGGCGGCTGGATTGGCTCCTACACTGGCGGCGGTTAACACAGGTAAGCGCATACTGCTCGCCAACAAAGAAGCATTGGTTATGACCGGCGGGCTGTTCATGGACGCTGTGAGGAAACATGGCGCTGAACTCCTTCCTATTGATAGCGAGCATAATGCGATCTATCAATGCCTGCCAGAAACTGCGCAACGCTTAAACGATTCTGCATCGCTTGCTGCATATGGGGTTACTCGCGTCCTTTTGACTGCGTCAGGGGGGCCATTTCGGCATTTTTCTCAGCAGCAATTGCAACAGGTCACGCCGGAGCAGGCGTGTAAGCACCCGAATTGGTCAATGGGGCGTAAAATCTCTGTTGATTCTGCGAGCTTGATGAACAAGGGGTTGGAGTTAATCGAAGCATGTTGGTTATTCGATTTGGCTCCAGGGTCGGTTGAAGTGCATTTGCATCCTGAGTCGATTATTCACTCCATGGTTGAGTATGTGGATGGCTCTATATTGGCGCAGATGGGCAACCCGGATATGCGTACGCCTATCGCCTATGGGCTGGCGTGGCCAGAAAGAGTAGACGCAGGCGTACAGCCATTAGATCTGTTTTCTGTTGGGAGACTGCACTTCGAAAAGCCGGATAAAGAGCGTTTCCCCTGCCTGAGGTTGGCTGAAGAAGCCTTTGCGCTCGGCGGAACAGCGCCAGCGGTAATTAACGCTGCTAATGAAGTGGCGGTAGATGCGTTTCTCCAAGGTAATATCAGGTTTGTCGATATCCCCGTTGTTATTGAAAAGAGTTTGCTGAAAGGTTCTGTTGTACGAGCGGATTCTGTCGAAACTGTAATTGAAGCCGACAGAGTAGCCCGTCAATATGCCTCGGAAGTCATTAATGAGTTGGCTGACGGAGTTGTTGTTCCGTAA
- the rpsB gene encoding 30S ribosomal protein S2 — translation MSEVSMRDLLKAGVHFGHQTRFWNPKMRKYIFGARNKIHIINLEHTVPALNDALRFVSNLAEKKNKILFVGTKRAAGKIIKEEADRASMPYVNHRWLGGMLTNYKTIRQSIRRYRELETQSQDGTFDKLTKKEVLMLRREMDKLERSIGGIKDMGGLPDALFVIDVDHERIAIKEANKLGIPVIGVVDTNSDPDGVDYVIPGNDDAIRAIQVYAKAVADSCLEGLSSAAGNGDEFVEVNEAAASAEEAAEKSE, via the coding sequence ATGTCAGAAGTTTCAATGAGAGACCTGCTGAAGGCGGGCGTTCACTTCGGTCACCAGACTCGTTTCTGGAACCCTAAAATGCGCAAATACATCTTCGGTGCGCGCAACAAGATTCATATCATCAACTTGGAGCACACTGTACCTGCTCTGAATGATGCGCTGCGTTTCGTTTCCAATCTGGCTGAAAAGAAAAATAAAATTCTTTTCGTAGGCACCAAACGTGCAGCCGGTAAGATCATCAAAGAAGAAGCGGATCGCGCCAGCATGCCTTATGTTAACCATCGCTGGTTGGGCGGCATGCTGACTAACTACAAAACCATTCGCCAGTCCATTCGTCGCTACCGCGAACTGGAAACTCAGAGTCAAGACGGCACTTTCGACAAGTTGACCAAAAAAGAAGTGTTGATGCTGCGTCGTGAGATGGACAAGCTGGAAAGAAGCATCGGTGGTATCAAAGATATGGGCGGTTTGCCTGATGCGTTGTTCGTGATCGACGTGGATCATGAGCGTATCGCTATCAAAGAAGCCAACAAACTGGGTATTCCTGTTATCGGCGTAGTTGATACAAACAGCGATCCAGATGGCGTTGACTATGTTATTCCTGGTAACGACGACGCCATTCGCGCAATTCAAGTATACGCCAAGGCTGTTGCTGACTCTTGTCTGGAAGGCTTGTCCTCTGCGGCGGGCAATGGCGATGAGTTCGTAGAAGTCAACGAAGCAGCTGCTTCCGCCGAAGAAGCTGCCGAAAAGTCAGAGTAA
- a CDS encoding phosphatidate cytidylyltransferase, with product MLKQRIITALILLPLFLAGVALTDVFGFSLFIGAIVTLAAWEWAQICGLTSQTSRASYAAMTAVVLLACSHLPAILILSIALIWWIGALAIVLTYPASKGFWTPPMIRAVAGLLILAPAWKALVAIRGGVFVLEPGFDTKWVILYIFLIVWFADIGAYFAGKTFGKNKLAPHVSPGKSWEGAVGGMLAVSVLPFAMNSFLTLTLPQLVVLWMMTLSAAIFSVVGDLIESLGKRFVGLKDSSQILPGHGGIFDRIDSVTAAAPVFLVLAIFSGWMQG from the coding sequence GTGCTAAAACAAAGAATTATCACCGCATTGATTCTCCTGCCTTTATTTCTGGCGGGAGTGGCGCTGACCGATGTATTCGGTTTTTCTCTTTTTATTGGGGCGATTGTTACCCTGGCTGCTTGGGAGTGGGCGCAGATATGCGGTTTGACGTCTCAGACGTCCCGAGCGAGCTATGCCGCCATGACTGCTGTGGTATTGCTTGCCTGTTCTCATTTGCCCGCCATCCTGATTCTCTCCATCGCATTGATTTGGTGGATTGGCGCACTGGCGATAGTGTTAACTTATCCCGCATCTAAAGGTTTCTGGACGCCGCCTATGATCAGGGCTGTCGCTGGGTTATTGATCCTGGCTCCGGCTTGGAAGGCGTTGGTGGCGATTCGTGGCGGTGTGTTTGTGCTTGAGCCAGGCTTCGACACCAAGTGGGTTATCCTCTATATCTTTCTCATCGTTTGGTTTGCCGACATTGGCGCTTACTTTGCTGGTAAGACTTTCGGTAAGAATAAGCTCGCACCGCATGTCAGTCCTGGAAAGTCATGGGAAGGCGCAGTGGGCGGAATGCTGGCTGTTTCGGTATTACCTTTTGCTATGAATTCGTTTTTGACTCTTACCTTGCCCCAGCTCGTTGTGCTGTGGATGATGACCCTGTCGGCTGCGATTTTTTCCGTCGTGGGAGATTTGATAGAGAGTCTAGGTAAGCGCTTTGTCGGCTTGAAAGACAGCAGTCAGATTCTCCCTGGGCATGGCGGTATTTTTGATCGTATTGACAGTGTTACGGCTGCGGCTCCTGTGTTCTTAGTGTTGGCTATATTTTCAGGTTGGATGCAGGGGTAG
- the uppS gene encoding polyprenyl diphosphate synthase, whose protein sequence is MSTADIPLVGTSKPRHVAIIMDGNNRWAKQRRLPGVAGHKAGVDSVRAVVETCARHGVEVLTLFAFSSENWRRPEEEVGALMRLFLVALQREVRKLNRNNIRLRIIGDRSKFNSTLQQHMQDAEGLTAGNTGMTLAIAANYGGHWDITQAARRVAEKVEWGELRAADIDDHLIQQYVELGDLPPPDLCIRTAGEQRISNFLLWQLAYTELYFADVFWPDFRTEQMETALAAYSHRKRRFGQTDDQVDRRLAEDGGTQAEHPSSFEFATNPAAKR, encoded by the coding sequence ATGTCGACGGCTGATATTCCTTTGGTTGGAACCAGCAAACCTCGCCATGTGGCGATCATCATGGATGGTAATAATCGTTGGGCGAAGCAGCGTCGACTCCCTGGAGTGGCGGGCCACAAAGCTGGCGTTGATTCTGTGCGGGCTGTAGTCGAAACCTGCGCCCGACATGGCGTGGAAGTGCTGACGTTGTTCGCTTTCAGTAGCGAAAACTGGCGTCGTCCCGAGGAAGAAGTAGGCGCGCTGATGCGCTTGTTTCTTGTCGCGCTGCAGCGCGAGGTTCGTAAGCTCAATCGCAACAATATCCGGCTGCGAATCATTGGCGACCGTTCCAAATTTAACTCTACTCTGCAGCAGCATATGCAGGATGCGGAAGGGCTAACCGCCGGCAACACTGGTATGACGCTTGCGATAGCCGCCAATTACGGCGGGCACTGGGATATTACTCAAGCTGCCCGTCGCGTCGCTGAAAAGGTTGAGTGGGGCGAGCTTCGCGCTGCTGATATCGATGATCACTTGATCCAGCAGTATGTTGAGTTGGGCGACCTTCCTCCTCCCGATCTATGTATCCGCACCGCGGGTGAACAGAGAATCAGTAACTTTCTCTTATGGCAGCTTGCCTATACGGAACTGTATTTTGCCGATGTGTTCTGGCCAGACTTCCGTACTGAGCAGATGGAGACGGCGCTGGCGGCGTATAGCCACCGAAAAAGACGGTTTGGGCAAACTGACGATCAGGTGGATCGTCGCTTGGCGGAAGATGGCGGGACTCAGGCGGAGCACCCTTCCTCTTTCGAATTCGCCACTAATCCAGCTGCAAAGCGTTAA